The region atcGAACCTACGAAGCCTTGGTCAATGTATACCTAAGAAATacccaattttattttttaaaatagttatTTCAGTTATTGATACCCAGGACGTACCAGGCATGTGTCCAGCTGCAAAAATGGATACCGGTGCCTTAGAGATTGTGAAACAGTAAGAACTTAGAAAATAATCCAATTGTTTATTATTATAGTAAACATAAGTTGCGTGTACATTTTTATGTAGATAAATATCAGCATGATAAGTGCAAAACACGAGTAATTCACAGAAATCTCTTGCAATTTATTCTCAATAAAACAACTTATGAACAAAAGTGAAAATTTAGAAGCAAGAGTGTAAACATGCAAACAAGCACTTACTGGAGCAATGATCCTTGTCCCTCGATGTAATAATCTTCAGGAGATGTAAGTGCAAGGTCCGCAAAGCAAGAAAAATCTGCATCAGGGGTATAGAGAAGGTTATCTAACCCAGTAGCTTTCTTTAGTTGCCTGCCATCCAGAAAGTAAGGGTTCATGAAGTTGTTAAGTGATGATGATCAAAGGAAAATATATCATTCCTTATTCTTGGAACAAAAGTATCTCTCTTTGTACTTTTTTCTATGATTCAAAGAATTACCTTGACTTTTCTAGATTCTGCAATTCTGTAACCCAACCATTGTATCTGAGTTGTACTGTAACCACGGGAACTCCCACCAGTTCATATATGTTAttgaaaaactcattttcccTCCACTCTGATGGAATTAATCTTTTAATTCCAGGGACATCACAGGCTGAAATCAAGCCAACGATAGTTTAAGGCATTAGAGACTGTGGCCACAATAAGGAATCAATACATAAGTCAAGGATGAGAAAATTACTAACCAGCAACATAAGCATCAGCTTTCACAATTTGCTTGGCAGTAGCCTGAGAAAATAAACATTGCCTTGGTATTAACTATAAGGAATTTGGGAATGATACTTGAACTCTAACCAAGCATGTAAACACATAAAGCGTGTCACCTTTGACATGGAAAGTCCTTTAACATAAGTGCTCCCATCAGCAGATTCATCATAAAGTATTTCTCTGCATCCCCACCTAAGATGGAACCTGTTCCAGCAAAGAGTGAGAATCTAAATAAGGAGAAATTTGGACAGTAGTGAAGGCAAAATCTCATGTCTGACTTATACCTGCCCCCTCTATCTGTGATGTACTTCCGGATAGGGCCACTCAAATAAACATCTGGAGAACCCTTCAGCATTCGCAAAAGGGAAGCCTCAGTTTTCGTGGCAAACAATGCAAATATGGTAAGCATGCAACGGGCACTGATATTATCACAATCAATAAACCCGAGGGCATAGGCAACTGGATCCCACATTTTTTGAATACTCGTGCGCGTGCCACCTTTGGATAAAAACCAGTCTGAAAAGCTAACCTGTAAGAAATGCATGTAATTGTTAAAAGATAGAATTTGACATTAAGACAGAAGATTGACAAACACAGAGAGTATAAGAGAAACAATGAACTTAGAAAAAAGGGCAAGCTTTGATATCTTTACATCATCTTGTATACGGCCTAAGACTGAAAAAAGACTTCTTCAATAGCTCCTTTTGTATGTGTGAGAATGTGGGTGTGTGACTGTGTGCTTGGACATGCACGGGTGAAATGGGAAAATTTAGAAGTCCAAATATAAAGCTGACGAGATAAATAATGAGGAAACATCATTCGGAAAGGGACCAAAAGTGACAAGAAAGTAACATCCTCTTACACTATCCAAATTCCTTATGTCCCTCAATGCACCATCTGGATCAACAAGAGCTCTGACAACTGGACTCAGTGCAAGAGCCAAAGCATTTCTAGCCTTATCATAAGTCTGTTCATAAGCAGTATACCGAGTTAGGTCGCAATGATAGTCCCACCGAGGAAaatgaacaaataatcacaAAGATATTATATCTTCTCCTGCTTATACTGGTGATCACATCATGCAATCTAAATAAACATGGTAAGGGACTCTACTATGGAATTACCTTAAGCTGATTAGTGGTTAAAAATGCCGTTATCCCATGTAATGGTGCCCCAATTGGAAAGCGAAAATCTAGTTCTGCACTGGAAAACTGAGTCATGTAACAGTGTATTATGCTGAAAATATTAACTACTCATGATATGTGGCACTCGCATTGGCAagggaaaaaaataacaaagatAAAGCAAGATATTGCAACTCAAAACATACCTCCAATTTGACCCCCTGTGTTTACAAAAGTGTGAGTGTGATCCTTCACAAGAAGATTGTTTTCTGCACCCACCTAGCCCAAGCATAGATGAAGAAAAAGTTAACAAGACAAACAGATACAACAAAAAGGCCACAGCAAGTCAACAGTAAGGGTTTCAGGACCAAAAACCAGGGAGGAAGAATACAGGTTTTAAAGTTGAAGAACAAGAATTAGGGCAGCAAGTAAAAACCGCTTACCTTTTTCATCAATCGGAAAAGATTGTTGTAGCAACCAAAGAAAACATGTAGTCCCATTTCAATGTGATTTCCACGTTTATCAACAAAAGAACCAACTTTCCCACCAATAAAAGGCCTTGATTCATATATATCCACCTAGATGAGAGAATTTTGAAGAAAACATAACAAATACAATACATTAGCTATAGAATATTCTAAAgcatcagcatcacaataacaaaacaaaaactacTCAAAGAGTCACTCCCAAACAGACAGATAGAGAAGGAGGTAAACCTCATGGCCTTGATCCAGGAGTTCCACTGCAGTTGACATCCCTGCAAGCCCAGCCCCAATAATAGCAACTTTCAACTTGGGACCTCGATAATGCTCAGGTTCAGGAGGAAACAGCCCTTTTGGCGCTGGCAAGTGAACCATCTCTTTTATCAAATTTACAGCTTAAGAAATGTTACATAAACATGGTAATATGTACACTCAGATGCATAAACCCACACCTACATAACAACCCCCAGTATAGAACCTGAATAGTTAATAGTGCCATCGATCACAAACCAGTTCTCACCCAGCATATAACAACTAACAGCAATACTTCATGCCAAAAACTACATGCAGCACAAGATTACAAGTCCTTGAGTTACCCAATTCCTAGCTCAGCTATACTAACATTAACACAGTGATGAaacttaaaaatttaaaataactcTGTCAATTAAACTAGACCCCAATTTTCATGGTGCTCAAAAACTAAAAcccaaaattaaaattcaacATAATTAAGGGAAAATTCCACCAAATAGAAAAATGAGCTGAAAACAAGGATTACTAACCGTTAACACTCATGTCGGAAACATTGGAATCTAAGGAGCAACGAACCCGGCACTTGTGGGTCTTGATGAAACGGCTACTGCTGGGGACAAGGAACCCGACAGAGTCTCCTCGAGTTGCGGAGAGGGAAGTTGCCGCCGGACAGTGAATCAAAGAAGCCATGTTCTGAAGAGAAGGGAAGAGGAGTGTGGTGGTTGTTtatgtgaagaagaagaagaagatgaagatgggtATCTGGTTACGGAGATGCTGGGATTGCCTAACTTGTCTGGTAGTTAAGGGGATTAGTATTTGTTACAAGTGACCACATAAATTGGGGAATTAGATTTCTCACCCCCTgttttagaattgccaccctagcctttttaaaaaaatgccgGGACTACCCTCCGAGACTTAAACCTCCATACCAGTCCAGAGGTTGATGTTCTGGACTAGTCCGAGAGTTAAAAGTTCGGATTCTTTAGttacagttaaaataacatgatcggtgtcgtggccgtcttggaggacttgcctaatgaattgttgggttgaaatgtttggtttgtaattgtggtggtggttgagattgtaattgatgaatatgccttttggtttggtcTTAACTTACTGCATTCTGCTGCTTGGTAAGAGTtatccaggactttaagtttcgaatctatccaggactttaagtttcggatcaatccaggactttaagtttcggatcaatccaggactataagtttcggactgcttcataattaaatttaccacCCCCCTTTTTTAGACGTCCGAGAGTTGAAAAAccggattaatatgaaacttcaagattcggatctttcaaaccagatactgtcacaaagacagaaacgtgaaaatgcagtgacaataatatgggacaaacagacctcgttacaatactgaaggaaaatattcttgctaataatatggttacagacatggttacagacatggttacaacattacaaacatgaatcatattatcaatcttCTGTTATGTATGTTAAATCAAAGTTGGTAATAACACGAGGACCAATCCAAACAGTGTGTTCAGCCATAAATGGGGGGTGGTTGGGTGGTTGAGGAGTTTATGCAGGCCATAATGGTGGTGAGGTAGGTGAAGCTATGGAGTAATGGTGCTGAAAAAGGTGGTAGAATCTGTCAGAGGTGTCCGGAAGTTGAAGTTTCATACTAATCCGAAGAATGAAGTTTCGTACTGATCCGAAGATTGAAGTTTCGGACTAAAACACGGAGGGGCAATattggtttttccccacttttaaatggggtgggaaatctaaaacagggggtgggaaatctaattccccatAAATTGGAATTATTAATGTTGTTGTTTACTATGAATGGGAACTGGAGATGCCACTGCCGGTGCCATTAACGTTAGATAATGGAACAACACACGCACACACCTCCTTGTTCATTGCTTCTTGTTTTGTACACTCCACAATGGAGGGTGCTAGTGTGGACAACAACACACACTTTGTTTCATACCTACCTTATCAAACTTGTACTTTTCTTCACCCTCTTATTTTTTATGTGTCACCTATGAGTGTCCTCATTTTTTATCCATTTATTGCGGATGTAAGTGGAGTGAAGTAGTGATCAGGCATTTCATACCTTACGTAACTAGTTGAAGTTTGATTTTCAACTCTTGTAAATGTAAAGAATTTATATTTAGTGCGTTGACAGAGAGACGAAAGATTAATATCTCCACTATTACTGCGATAATTCCATAGTTGACATTGAAAATTTTATTGCAAATGTTGCCCCGAGCATAATCACGGTAAAGATTTGTGTACACTTAATAGGTGTGGATGACtaaagagaaaaatgataaatatgATTTGATGTAATGTTAACGGATAAAATgtagagaaaataataatacCTCAAAATATACGTTATTTGGTGATACATGTATCTTCGCCGTCATCATAAATAGGTATCAACAACTTTTTCctccttgtaaaaaaaaattaggaatcATCAAGAATTATCATAAATAGGTAACACCcagaattttattttatttttggtcaaaAACACCCAGAATTAAGACCAAACGAATGAAGACTTCTAATGGGCCAAATTTCAATGCCGGTACTTCAAAGTTTAGGCCTAGTTCCAATGCCATTCAAAGGCCCAGATCCTTTCTTCTAATCAATCCCATTGTTCACCCCTGATGAGATTTGAGCTAAGGCCCAGGCCCAAGTTCAATATTCTTTCATTAATCTCCTTCTTTGTTTCTCTGGACACAGTTAGAAAATTCATTCATATTttccttccaggattcgaaccctggaccttcccctcccctacCCTTATGTCccttagctcttaccacttgagttatccctCGATGACGGTTAATATTCTGCTTGTTCTCACATCTTAAAGCAAGAGGGCTGTCTATCCTTTATTTGGCATATGTAAATAGGATATATGCAAGAGGTTTACAACTTTACTGGTTGGGTCATGGGATTGTGAATAGGGTCTGAATTGAACCCTTTTGGATGGAGTAATAAGGAGAGAAATTGGTTGACTATATGAACCAAATTTCTAAGAACAATATTTTTTGTTACCAGATATATTGACAGCCACAGATTATTtgtcttttttttgtcaatctacttagtctttttttttagtttatttatttataaaaaaagagCGCATATACTGAAGTCAAAGAGGCCCAATATATGAGCACTGTATTGCTGAGGCTTGAGGCCGAAATGCTGATGTAGAGATCAGATCCGATTTTAATTgtattgacaaaaaaatgtGAGATTGAAAGATGCCACTAAAACTAATATTTCAGCATAAATTATTCAAGAAGACATCAGCATAAATTGTCGTTCAATAGATTATTTGTTtggcatttaaaaaaataaaaaagattatTTGTTTACAACTCTTCAAGGCTTGGAAAGCGTAGGAGGACGGACGATCATATATGAGTTCCATTCTTCAGGATTATcgtttaatattatttttttttgaaaatatcgTTTAATATTATTTACTGCTTTTGATGTTGctactatttttttataaaaaaagagCGCATATACTAAAGTCAAAGAGGCCCAATATATGAGCACTGTATTGCTGAGGCTTGAGGCCCAAATGCTGATTTAGAGATCAGATcctatgttaatttttttttgtgaaagaaGATCCTATGTTAATTGTATGCCAAAAAGAATGTGAGATTGAAAGATGCCACTAAAACTAATATTTCAGCATAAATTATTCAAGAAGACATATCAGCATAAATTGTCGTTCAATAGATTATTTGTTTcgcatttaaaaaaataaaaaagattacTATTTGTTTGGAATCAAATTTAGAATCCCACCCTTGGACGGAGGAGCAGGTATGGCGCATGACCTGTCATGACCATGATGATTTTGTCAGGCTCACGTCTCGCTCGAATTTAGCTCTATCTCGGGTGTTATTACAACATTCTTGGAGGCCCCGGCAACATGTTTTGTCAAATGCAACTTTGATGGTAGCTTCAGGGAGAATGCTCTGGTAATGGGTGGTGGAGGTTTGATCCGAGACCACCAAGGCAAGTGGCTAGCAGGCTTCTACTCTAACTCCCCGGCGGGCAATGCTCTGATGGCCGAGGCGTGTGCTCTTCGTGATGTCTTGCGGTTTGCTTGGGACCAGGGTCATAGGAAGGTTTATTGCGAAGTAGATTGTGCAGAATTGGTGGCTCTTATTGAAGAGGGAGAGGACCTCCAATTGCATTCAGCTTATCCAGTGTTGTTCGACATTAAGCAGATCATGGCCAGAAATTGGTCAGTGTCTCTTAGCCTTATGTCTCGAGATTACAATGAAGCAGCGGATTACTTGGCCAAAAAGGGAACGTTTTCGAATAGTCCTAGGTTTTGGAGCTTGGATAACCCATATTTGGAGCTTGAAGTCCTTTTAGTTAAGGACGCTAGCGTTGTTAGTTAGTTTCTTTGTTGTTAATTTTCCGATGCATCAAAAAAAATGAATCAAATTTAGAATGAGTATAATTATTAGGCACATTATGGCGAGAGCCTTAATTTATCAAGATTATTCATTTTAATCAtttgaccaaaaacatattcatAGGAAGAAATAATTGGTTTCACACATTTGGCTTCCTGAACATTTTCCCGAGCAAATACGATACTATtatctacaaaaaaaaatttaagatttgAAAACGATGCGTCAACGCCACTTTGTGGTAAACACTACCTATCTTGtgatttatagtttttttttaaatgtatattgattttttactgCCACAAGTTATAGAGTTTATTAAGAAgtcttaaataagtttttagtcCTCTAATATACTCCATTTTTTAATAGGGACCTTGCTATTTTCTCCaaaattttgatttatgttttctATCTTTGTCGTTAAATTTTACATCCAAATTAAATGAAAGTCGATGTAACCATTAAATGTgacatttttttaaatgttattTTGATCTGTAGAAACCTTCCGCCCCAAATCAACCTTATTGTTATGTTCCCCTCTCCCTTCTCCTCCTATACTTAATGTTCCCCCCACCTCCCTCTCCCGATTTCGCCACCATCATTGAGATCTTATCCTTCTCCCCTCTCTATATCAACAACAAAACTTGAACCCCCAAATATTCTCTGTGCACCCCCAAAACCACATTCAGACCGAGTCCCAACAGCAACCCCTCAAACACACCTCAACCGCAAACCATCAACCCCAACATTACATTACAATAGCGCCTTCACGATGGAGGCTTTGGCTCATGGGTTTGTCGAAGGTTGCAGGTCTTCATGAAGCTGAGGTTTAGGAGGCAGCAAATATAGCAGTTGTTGCGGTGTCTGTGGTGGAAGCAAGGGTTGAGAAAATAGTAACGTGTGGTTGAAAGGCGAAAGCAAGAAAACTTGtttgggatttttttgttttagtaGAGGTAATTAGGGTCGCAATGTTCATACCGGACAAAGAGAAGATCACAATGGTTTGATTGCAAGGCTTGGTAGACCATTTTGAGCTTTTCCTTCCCATGTTAACCACTTTACCTTCCCCTTTTGGTTTAGTTGACCAATGAAAAGATTGAGATGGTGATGGGTTGATTGTTAGCTGGTGATGGTTGCGGTTCAGGTGGTCGAAGGCTAGGGTTTGGTAGTTCAAAGTGAATTCTGATTTAGGGGGAAGGGATGGGAAAGGTGGAGGTGTTAGGGGAAGGAAAAGGGGaagaatgttgggaaaggaaaggGTGGTGGGAGCGGGAGGCGGAGAAGGGGGTGGGTAGGGGAAGGAAAAGTGCAATGTCCTAAGATgctcttaaaaataagaacttctCTAAGGACATGCATTGGAAAtgctctaagagcatctccaaccaTTGGCTGCTAGCTAGGTTGCTTAAACACTATTCTGGTGGATCCATGCTGCCACATATAATTTAAGCAATTCATAAGCACTTTATGCAGATTTCGCTCCAACCACAGTTTCTTATTTACTTTTGATTAATTAAGTCTCActatatttcatatatttatattattttaaagtCATGACACTATTCAATGTCacgaatgaaagagaaaatatatgTAATAAAAAACAAGCAAAAAATAAGCAAGTTAAAATTTAAGCAACAAGAACTGTTATGTCATGTTGCTCCAACAATTGTTCAAAATAAACAACGTTAGTTAAATGTTTCAACTGGATTAAGCAACCTGCGATTGAAGATGCTCGGTTGAAGTCATCTTGTCCGGTTGCTTTCTTTAAAATCATGATGACATATACACTCACGAATTCAAAAGACTTTTCAAATCGAAGTAAGCTAATTGGTGAATAAACGGTGACCACAACAACTAGCTAAAAAAATCCTCATCCTCATCTTTTTGTGATTATTAATAACACATTGAAattcaataataataacaatgtaCTGATATGCTCTATAGACCAACCCAAACATTTTTATGAAAGATCAATGAGATACACACTGTCATGTTCCATAATATTAATGGCAAGCTTAGCTGGGTGAGTTAACATATTAATGTGTTTGGCAGCCACCAGTTTTCTGGGGACCCAACCAACAATACAATTAAGCATGGACCAAACAAAAGGGAAAGCTCTGCTTTTGGATTAGAGAAGATTAAACGTACGTACCATGTACCCTGTAAGGAAAAAGCAGACACTATTTTAAATGCATGGATGCCATTACCATCATTGTCTCTACTCTAGTGATCTTGTGAATTGGATACACGTGAGAGTGCGCCCTAAACTTTTAGCTAAACACAGCATCATTAATCAATGGTGATGATCCTTATCTTTCTCTAGTTACTTTTGATTTGTGTCTTGGACCCATGCGTTGGCTGACTTGTAAAGCATCGCGCATGCATGTACACGTATGATTCCCATACTTGACTTTTTTCCCTTGgcctcttttcttttcttgtcaTTATGTTATTTTTTCCTTGAACTCATCGAGAATATGAGATTCTAGATTATGATCATGTTTGATTCTGTGCTTATAAGCCACTGGTTTTGAAGTTATCTCCACAGGTTAATTTGATTAACTTAATTTCTAGTTTAATTGAAAAGTTATACGTTTCATTATAATCATCACATTTAATTGTCATATCACATGTAAGATAGGTAAGCAAAACTGTTAAATTTTAGATGAGAAAGTTAAAAGTGAGACCCGATTTGCTTAGTAAAAAAAACTAAGTGGACTATAATTGTCAAATTAAAATTACGGAATTAAAATCAAGCAATCATTAACTCAGGatcaaaaatgcaattaagcttTATAACTTTTAATAAATGCGAAGTAGTTATTTAGTTCTTATAATACTTAGATATAGTGGACATTGGATAATGGTTAGTGTATATCGTTTAACACTTCATtcattaattcattaattaaGTGGTTGCGGATTTAAATCCTAATTATATTGATGTTAATCGAGAAATCCTTGTAAAAACTTGAACTTGATCAATTAAACACAAATTTTAACCAACAAAAAATCACTCAATTAGACCCTCCACCGGGAAGCCACAAAACCCTCTCCCaggaaacaaaagagaaaaagaggaTTGAAAAAAACAATCTCAAATTTAATCAGCTAGATTACACCTAGAAATTGAAGCATTGGGTGAAGAGGTGCATAGGATCCCACCAGTGTGTTCATGTGCTGTTGTTGACAATCAATGCCCCCTAACCCCCATACAGCACACATGCACAAATTACATTTCAAGATCATCATTTCGTACAAATTACTAATTTGGAGGCAAGAtccaaataattttttattattaagatCAAAAGGAAGGGTGGAGTCTATATATGATGATAGAGCAATGAAGTATGAAGTAACAGTGCAAGAATCACTTTCAGTCATTTGATAAATTAGTAATAAAAATAGGTGGCTAGGATTTATCACCATTAATTAGCCTTTAATCCCAATTTcactaaattaaaatttctgTGGTCCTCACTCAATCCAGACACTTTCTAAGACCATCCACAATGGATGGTTGAATCCTTTGTTGAAACATGTTTAATTGTGTTTAATAGGTATAGTGGTTTGTTGAAATTGGTTGAAAGGGGAGAGATGGTGGttttgttgaaaaaattaaacatgttgaaagagcctgcggtgtgccacgtggcgcgaGGCCAGTGGCCATCGCAGGCGCGTGGCCTGCACGCCCAGACAAGGCGCCCAGACAAGGCGCGTGTGCaggggagagagagaaaaattttCAGCCCCTGCCACGTGGCTGCTTCTGGTTGGTCCGTCCGgatttcgtttttccttatcttttgaactcaattatttcataaaaaaaaatattttctgaaaaaaacaattataccaaaattcatgatttttttttctctataaatagagacttggttcgtttgatttggacacagaaaaaaaaaccaagttttttcactctcttattatctctctcaccatcttatttatctatctattagcatttgtattgaaatggatcccaacaatccccatttcaacacccagaattcttcaaacaacccattttacaaccaaaaccacaacaactatgaagatccaaatcaaatttcttaccaacatcctcaaaatccaaactattatcaagtcccacatcaattgttcaaccaacgtcctcaaaatccaaactattatcaagtcccacatcaaatctccaaccaacgtcctcgaaatccaaactattatccagatccgaatcaatattcgtaccaacctcctcaaaacatacaaaattttaaccagtcatcaattgttccaaactctcatccatcttatggatctgtgagatattcatctcaaacacctcagtctagtggttatatgccagtggttcctgaaaattttccgagtgttgatgtagcggaatttccggaattttcaacacaagtcaatcttggtggcgggtcagctgataatgaagtcaatgaaatcactcctaagagcaaaaaagcccatttacccgcatggaacactgcacaaaatctagtgctaattagtgggtggattaattgcggaacaaacagtgttgtcggaagaaaccagaaaggagaaacattttggagagatattgctgagtattgtaatgagcattgctcattcgatcctccgcgcgattgggttgcctgccgaaaccgttggaattatatgaacacaagactgggtaaatggattggcgcttatgatagcgctaagcgtgagcatcgaagcggttggtcggaggatGATGTTATCGCAAGAGCGCAGGAATTATATGCAAGTGGGAAGATTggtcaatttactttgatggaagaatggcgcgttctccgtgatcaaccacgtttttgtagtcaggtaggaggaaatagtggctcgagaagtagtggatctaagagatcacacgacagtgatgcaagtggctcaaactctataggatcaattcctcgtccaatgggtagggaggcagcaaaaaaaaagagtaaaaagaaaattagagaagatgccgacgaggtggtggacaaagagtgggattcttatatccatttcaaggagaaagagcttgaaaaattggaaaagatagcatcggtgcaagcagagactaacgaattgatgaaaga is a window of Lotus japonicus ecotype B-129 chromosome 5, LjGifu_v1.2 DNA encoding:
- the LOC130718205 gene encoding zeta-carotene desaturase, chloroplastic/chromoplastic; the encoded protein is MASLIHCPAATSLSATRGDSVGFLVPSSSRFIKTHKCRVRCSLDSNVSDMSVNAPKGLFPPEPEHYRGPKLKVAIIGAGLAGMSTAVELLDQGHEVDIYESRPFIGGKVGSFVDKRGNHIEMGLHVFFGCYNNLFRLMKKVGAENNLLVKDHTHTFVNTGGQIGELDFRFPIGAPLHGITAFLTTNQLKTYDKARNALALALSPVVRALVDPDGALRDIRNLDSVSFSDWFLSKGGTRTSIQKMWDPVAYALGFIDCDNISARCMLTIFALFATKTEASLLRMLKGSPDVYLSGPIRKYITDRGGRFHLRWGCREILYDESADGSTYVKGLSMSKATAKQIVKADAYVAACDVPGIKRLIPSEWRENEFFNNIYELVGVPVVTVQLRYNGWVTELQNLEKSRQLKKATGLDNLLYTPDADFSCFADLALTSPEDYYIEGQGSLLQCVLTPGDPYMPLPNEEIIARVAKQVISLFPSSQGLEVTWSSVVKIGQSLYREGPGKDPFRPDQKTPVKNFFLAGSYTKQDYIDSMEGATLSGRQASACICDAGEELLTLRKKLDEFEDDLQISNTKDELSLV